A genomic segment from Schistocerca piceifrons isolate TAMUIC-IGC-003096 chromosome 4, iqSchPice1.1, whole genome shotgun sequence encodes:
- the LOC124796351 gene encoding N-alpha-acetyltransferase 20-like translates to MTTLRPFTCNDMFKFNNVNLTETYGLSFYMQYLVHWPEYFQVAESPNGEIMDYIMGKAEGHGESWHGYVTALPVSPEYRRLGLAATLMAWLEDVSEKKRAYFVDLFARVSNKVAINMYKTLGYIVYRTVLEYCSGDPDESAVDMRKALSRDVKKNSTISLTHPVRPDEVD, encoded by the coding sequence ATGACAACCCTAAGGCCCTTCACTTGTAATGACATGTTCAAATTCAATAATGTGAATCTGACTGAAACTTATGGATTGTCTTTCTACATGCAGTACCTCGTTCACTGGCCTGAATATTTTCAAGTGGCAGAATCACCAAATGGGGAAATCATGGATTACATTATGGGCAAGGCAGAAGGCCACGGAGAAAGCTGGCATGGTTACGTGACAGCACTGCCGGTGTCACCAGAGTACCGTCGACTGGGGTTGGCGGCAACACTAATGGCCTGGCTCGAGGACGTGTCGGAGAAAAAGCGCGCCTACTTTGTTGATCTGTTCGCACGTGTCTCCAACAAAGTTGCCATAAACATGTACAAGACCCTAGGGTACATTGTATACAGAACTGTTTTGGAATACTGTTCAGGTGATCCTGATGAAAGTGCTGTTGATATGCGGAAAGCCCTATCTAGGGACGTGAAGAAAAATTCGACGATTTCGCTGACTCATCCTGTACGACCAGACGAAGTGGACTGA